The Litchfieldia alkalitelluris genome has a window encoding:
- a CDS encoding penicillin-binding protein 1A, producing the protein MSEKYRSREERRVATNKSKKRKKSKAGVVKRILIVLFAIGIIAMLAGATTFYVMAKDAPPLDEALLKDPISSKVLDKNGDKIFEFGVEKRTYVSIDKIPEDLKNAVIAIEDARFYEHHGLDVIRLFGAVIANFQEGFGAEGASTISQQVIKNSFLSPEKKLKRKAQELWLAFQLENKYSKDQILEMYLNKIYYGVGNTHGVAKAAEIYFGKSLSELELHEAALIAGLGQNPGIHNPFTNPEGAENRRNVVLNQMVNHGFITSEQAAESKLVAVEDTIVDSQPEAQPIEAFLDQVKIEIAELGDIDVYTAGLTIHTSFDPDAQEYIDELLTSNETVVFPNEELQAGIALTDTKTGEILALGGGRHQSETKRRNFALEANNQPGSTIKPILDYAPAVEYLNWSTYEQIVDEPYTYSDGKPINNYDNKHRGQISLRTAIADSRNIPALKALQAVGVEKARQFAVSLGIPFDEPINEAYSIGGTSEGISPLQMAGAYGALGNKGNYIKPHAVKKVVYPDDTEVITAPSAEVAMKDSTAFIVTDVLKSVMVSGGTGTTANVPGLHIAGKTGTTNYTQEEKQNYGVPPGGVPDAWFTGYTPNYTVAIWTGYSDNKKWLSGRDGETKISQYLFKNLITFLTEDEEKPDYEVPNSVVRVAVERGSNPAKLPSEYTPKDQIVTEYFVKGTEPTSQSDRYNKLAVPSNLNVAYDQETNQISLTWSYPEDKLENVSFEVKESIDEGPFKVISTSKELSVIINEPIPEAIYRYQVIAISDENEENRSEPASTQIEVPAILEEVPELPPTDGEDEGDDSEGEGDDSEGDDSGDAEDSGDGDSNGDGLPDIIAPPGDEDTTGEGSDNQGSNE; encoded by the coding sequence ATGTCTGAAAAATATCGTAGCCGTGAAGAACGCAGAGTTGCTACAAATAAAAGTAAAAAACGAAAGAAAAGTAAAGCTGGGGTTGTAAAGAGAATTTTAATTGTCTTATTTGCAATTGGAATTATTGCCATGTTAGCTGGTGCAACTACATTTTATGTGATGGCCAAGGATGCCCCGCCATTAGATGAAGCACTATTAAAAGATCCTATTTCATCAAAAGTGTTAGATAAAAATGGAGATAAAATTTTTGAATTTGGTGTGGAAAAAAGGACCTATGTTTCAATTGATAAAATACCAGAAGATTTAAAAAATGCTGTAATCGCGATTGAAGATGCTAGATTCTATGAACATCATGGTTTGGATGTGATTCGTCTCTTCGGTGCAGTGATTGCAAACTTTCAAGAAGGCTTTGGAGCTGAAGGTGCTAGCACAATTTCACAACAAGTAATTAAGAATTCGTTTTTAAGTCCTGAAAAAAAATTAAAACGAAAAGCTCAAGAATTGTGGCTTGCTTTCCAACTTGAAAATAAATACTCTAAAGATCAAATCTTAGAAATGTACCTTAATAAAATTTACTACGGTGTTGGTAACACACATGGTGTTGCCAAGGCAGCTGAAATTTATTTCGGCAAAAGTCTATCTGAACTAGAGCTTCATGAAGCTGCTTTAATTGCTGGACTTGGGCAAAACCCAGGAATTCATAATCCGTTTACAAATCCTGAGGGTGCCGAAAATCGAAGAAATGTGGTCTTAAACCAAATGGTTAACCATGGATTTATCACAAGTGAACAAGCAGCTGAATCTAAATTAGTAGCAGTAGAAGATACAATTGTTGACTCACAGCCAGAAGCACAACCAATAGAAGCTTTCTTAGACCAAGTTAAAATAGAGATTGCGGAGCTTGGTGATATTGACGTTTATACAGCTGGGTTAACTATTCATACTTCCTTTGATCCAGATGCACAAGAATACATTGATGAACTATTAACATCAAACGAAACAGTTGTCTTTCCTAACGAGGAGCTTCAAGCTGGTATTGCCCTCACAGATACTAAAACGGGTGAAATTCTAGCTTTGGGAGGCGGACGCCACCAGTCTGAAACTAAACGTAGAAATTTTGCTCTTGAAGCAAATAATCAACCTGGTTCTACTATCAAACCAATTTTAGATTATGCCCCTGCTGTAGAATACCTAAATTGGTCAACCTACGAACAAATCGTAGACGAGCCTTATACGTATTCTGATGGTAAACCAATTAATAACTATGATAACAAACATAGAGGGCAAATATCGTTAAGAACTGCTATTGCTGATTCTCGTAACATCCCTGCATTGAAAGCATTACAAGCAGTTGGAGTAGAGAAAGCTCGTCAATTTGCAGTAAGTCTCGGAATTCCTTTTGATGAGCCTATAAATGAAGCCTACTCTATTGGTGGGACAAGTGAAGGTATTTCTCCGTTGCAAATGGCAGGAGCTTACGGGGCACTTGGAAATAAAGGGAATTATATAAAACCACATGCAGTTAAAAAAGTTGTATATCCTGATGACACCGAAGTAATCACTGCCCCTTCAGCTGAAGTAGCAATGAAGGATTCAACTGCATTCATTGTAACCGATGTGCTGAAATCAGTTATGGTTTCTGGAGGTACGGGAACTACTGCCAATGTCCCTGGACTTCATATCGCGGGAAAAACAGGTACAACCAACTATACACAAGAAGAAAAGCAGAATTACGGGGTACCGCCTGGAGGCGTTCCTGATGCCTGGTTTACTGGCTATACTCCAAACTATACAGTAGCAATTTGGACTGGATATAGTGATAACAAAAAATGGCTAAGTGGCAGAGACGGAGAAACTAAAATATCACAATATTTATTTAAGAATCTTATTACATTTTTAACAGAAGATGAGGAAAAACCTGATTATGAAGTCCCTAATAGTGTGGTAAGAGTTGCTGTTGAGCGTGGATCAAATCCAGCTAAACTTCCTAGTGAATATACACCAAAGGATCAAATTGTTACTGAATACTTTGTCAAGGGAACTGAACCTACTAGTCAATCTGATCGATATAATAAATTAGCGGTCCCTTCTAATTTGAATGTTGCATATGATCAAGAAACAAATCAGATTAGTTTAACGTGGTCATATCCAGAAGATAAGTTAGAAAATGTAAGTTTTGAAGTCAAAGAATCAATAGATGAAGGTCCATTTAAAGTCATTTCAACGTCAAAGGAATTGTCAGTTATTATAAATGAACCAATACCTGAAGCAATATATCGCTATCAAGTTATTGCAATTAGTGATGAAAATGAAGAAAACCGAAGTGAACCAGCCTCTACACAAATCGAAGTACCAGCAATACTTGAAGAAGTACCTGAACTCCCGCCTACAGATGGTGAAGATGAAGGTGACGATAGTGAAGGTGAAGGTGACGATAGTGAAGGTGATGACTCTGGGGATGCTGAAGATTCAGGCGATGGTGATAGTAACGGGGATGGATTACCAGATATAATAGCACCACCAGGTGATGAAGATACTACTGGTGAAGGCAGTGATAATCAAGGGTCCAACGAATAG
- the recU gene encoding Holliday junction resolvase RecU: MNFRYPNGKVFQPKESTHSPYVKKPLYSNRGMTLEEDINETNLYYLNNQLAVIHKKPTPVQIVNVSYPKRSAAVIKEAYFKQASTTDYNGIYNGKYIDFEAKETRNKTSFPLQNFHEHQINHMRDVLQQKGICFVLLRFSSTNEIFYLDASFLLSYWKRHLSGGRRSIKKEEIEQEGHKIPLGYHPRIDYLKVIDKLYF, from the coding sequence ATGAATTTTCGCTATCCAAATGGAAAAGTCTTTCAACCAAAGGAAAGTACCCATTCACCTTATGTAAAGAAACCATTGTATAGCAACCGAGGGATGACTTTAGAGGAAGACATTAATGAAACGAACCTATATTACTTAAACAATCAACTGGCTGTTATACATAAAAAACCAACTCCAGTGCAAATTGTTAATGTTAGTTACCCAAAAAGAAGTGCTGCAGTGATAAAAGAAGCTTATTTTAAACAAGCTTCGACCACTGACTATAATGGAATTTATAATGGTAAATATATTGACTTTGAAGCAAAAGAAACTAGAAATAAAACCTCATTCCCTTTACAGAATTTTCATGAACATCAAATAAACCATATGAGAGATGTTCTACAACAAAAGGGTATATGCTTTGTGTTATTAAGATTTTCAAGCACTAATGAAATCTTTTATCTTGATGCAAGTTTTCTTCTTTCCTATTGGAAAAGACATTTATCAGGAGGAAGAAGATCTATAAAAAAGGAAGAAATTGAACAAGAAGGTCATAAAATACCCCTTGGATATCACCCAAGAATTGACTATCTGAAAGTAATTGATAAACTATATTTTTAG
- the nth gene encoding endonuclease III: MLNKSQIRLCLDKMGEMYPDAHCELVHSNPFELVIAVSLSAQCTDALVNKVTKSLFQKYKTPEDYLAVSLEELQQDIRSIGLFRNKAKNIKKLCQMLIDEYAGLLPMDRDELTKLPGVGRKTANVVVSVAFDIPAIAVDTHVERVSKRLAFCRWKDSVLEVEKTLMRKIPEDEWSVTHHRMIFFGRYHCKAQNPQCRICPLLDICREGKKRMKGRDIVEAQ; encoded by the coding sequence ATGTTAAATAAATCTCAAATTAGACTTTGTTTAGATAAAATGGGTGAAATGTACCCAGACGCACATTGTGAGTTAGTTCATAGTAATCCATTTGAACTTGTTATTGCGGTTTCATTATCAGCTCAATGTACAGATGCATTAGTAAATAAGGTCACAAAATCTCTTTTTCAAAAATATAAAACGCCTGAGGACTACCTTGCTGTTTCACTCGAAGAATTGCAGCAGGATATACGCTCAATTGGCTTATTTAGGAATAAAGCAAAGAATATAAAAAAACTGTGTCAAATGCTTATTGACGAATATGCTGGATTACTACCAATGGACAGAGATGAACTTACAAAACTTCCGGGTGTTGGTAGAAAAACAGCTAATGTAGTTGTTTCTGTTGCTTTTGACATACCAGCAATAGCAGTAGATACACATGTTGAAAGAGTAAGTAAGAGATTAGCTTTTTGTCGTTGGAAGGATTCGGTTCTTGAGGTTGAAAAGACACTAATGAGGAAAATTCCCGAAGATGAATGGTCAGTAACTCACCATCGAATGATTTTCTTTGGTAGATACCATTGTAAAGCGCAAAATCCTCAATGTCGGATTTGTCCATTGCTGGATATATGTCGAGAAGGGAAGAAAAGGATGAAGGGAAGAGATATTGTTGAAGCCCAATGA
- a CDS encoding MFS transporter yields the protein MPKKGSKEVESLQMEYSAKVIKYNEKISIWNGAASIITNSFITSFIPLFAIGVLGASNQQIGLLSSLPPLMSMIAMIPGAIWINKLESKKKFTAMTLLVARFFLLLLIFIPFITFAQQAWILVVIIALMNLPTAITTLSWQSFIGDIIPDSRRGQFFSERSRILTIVGMVVTFSTGISLNFFEKDAAYPYQGLFLLGFLFGVLEVYFLLKHIEKKRVKVVKKERQSPTVLIKKLMKEKKYITFLVCAVIFNFGWQMAWPLFSIYQINDANATAIWISLFAVANQISQILSYKWWAKKADKWGNSVMLFVAGIGMAVAPILTILSTNLVYLVVINFFMGIFVAGTVMLLFNQLLHVSPENDRTAFLANYNIILGGIGFIAPQFGVLLLEMASMSFAMITSASIRLIGGLLFLVVVLTIDKKSKTDKKIELTI from the coding sequence GTGCCGAAAAAAGGGTCGAAAGAAGTTGAGAGTTTACAGATGGAATATTCTGCAAAAGTAATCAAATATAATGAAAAAATCAGTATTTGGAACGGTGCTGCTTCTATTATTACAAATAGTTTTATAACGAGCTTTATTCCTTTATTTGCCATTGGGGTACTAGGTGCAAGCAATCAGCAAATTGGTCTGCTTAGTTCATTACCACCACTAATGAGTATGATTGCCATGATTCCAGGAGCTATATGGATCAATAAATTGGAATCAAAAAAGAAATTTACTGCAATGACCTTATTGGTCGCAAGATTTTTTCTATTGTTACTAATATTTATCCCGTTTATAACCTTTGCTCAACAAGCATGGATTCTTGTTGTCATCATAGCGTTAATGAATTTACCTACCGCCATCACTACTCTATCGTGGCAATCCTTTATTGGAGATATAATACCAGACAGTAGGAGGGGTCAATTTTTTAGTGAGAGAAGTAGAATCTTAACCATAGTTGGTATGGTTGTTACATTTTCTACAGGTATTTCACTTAACTTTTTTGAAAAAGATGCGGCCTACCCATACCAAGGACTATTTTTACTAGGTTTTTTGTTTGGAGTACTTGAAGTATATTTTCTATTAAAGCATATAGAGAAAAAGCGGGTTAAAGTTGTTAAAAAGGAGAGACAGTCACCTACAGTTTTAATAAAGAAGTTAATGAAGGAAAAAAAGTATATTACGTTTTTAGTTTGTGCAGTTATATTCAACTTCGGTTGGCAAATGGCATGGCCTCTTTTTTCCATCTACCAAATAAATGATGCTAACGCTACTGCTATATGGATTAGTTTATTTGCTGTTGCCAACCAAATTTCACAAATATTAAGTTATAAGTGGTGGGCGAAGAAAGCAGATAAATGGGGAAATTCAGTGATGCTTTTTGTAGCAGGAATTGGAATGGCAGTTGCCCCGATTTTAACTATTCTTTCAACAAATCTTGTATATTTAGTTGTTATTAACTTTTTTATGGGAATATTTGTAGCAGGGACAGTCATGCTTCTCTTTAATCAACTTCTGCATGTGTCTCCAGAAAATGATCGCACTGCTTTCTTAGCGAACTACAACATCATTCTGGGTGGAATTGGCTTTATTGCTCCTCAGTTTGGTGTGTTACTTCTAGAAATGGCTAGCATGAGTTTTGCGATGATTACTTCCGCTTCAATTCGTTTGATTGGTGGATTGTTGTTTTTAGTAGTTGTTTTGACTATTGATAAGAAATCTAAAACAGATAAAAAGATAGAGTTAACCATCTAG
- a CDS encoding YppG family protein, with amino-acid sequence MHFYQPRQKNYYQPSVRQLSRYQQPFQSYPYQQQGNAQMFPMNMVGQPQMGNNPFGATSQNFNQQVQGGTNYSGSEQQNQMFQQYQTPYPINGNYPPQMSPGGFQSFMSQFKNENGTYDYNKMMDTAGQMMGAVNQISGLVKGFSGVFKS; translated from the coding sequence ATGCACTTTTATCAACCTAGACAAAAGAATTATTATCAACCTTCTGTTAGACAGCTATCCCGTTATCAGCAACCCTTTCAGTCTTATCCATATCAACAGCAAGGAAATGCACAGATGTTTCCTATGAATATGGTAGGACAGCCACAAATGGGGAATAACCCATTTGGAGCCACTAGTCAAAATTTCAATCAACAGGTCCAAGGAGGTACTAATTATTCTGGTAGTGAACAACAAAATCAAATGTTTCAGCAATATCAAACACCATATCCTATTAATGGGAACTATCCACCACAGATGTCTCCGGGTGGTTTTCAGTCCTTTATGTCGCAATTTAAAAACGAAAATGGAACCTATGATTATAATAAAATGATGGATACAGCTGGCCAAATGATGGGGGCAGTAAATCAGATTTCAGGATTAGTAAAAGGATTTTCTGGAGTATTTAAATCTTAA
- the yppF gene encoding YppF family protein, with protein MLIQELRNTFIAVKTYEPMDNNELLDFARQQYLSGNLSILDYRNVIRQLENDGASKPLYAFEDVVEL; from the coding sequence ATGCTTATCCAGGAATTACGTAATACCTTTATCGCAGTTAAAACTTACGAGCCAATGGACAATAATGAATTGTTGGATTTTGCACGACAGCAATACCTTAGTGGAAATCTTTCCATTTTGGACTACAGAAATGTCATTCGTCAATTAGAGAATGATGGAGCTAGTAAACCTCTCTACGCATTTGAAGATGTTGTTGAACTATAA
- a CDS encoding DUF6509 family protein — protein MITVVEHTVEKLIDPTGILGGDRYEFILNLEVPEDDELYSDNGIKIKAIYVIDGFYSKLAQYYIIESGTEEVLDFELEEEEETMIKEYCARHIPSE, from the coding sequence ATGATTACAGTTGTTGAACACACAGTTGAAAAACTGATAGATCCTACAGGGATTCTTGGCGGAGATCGATACGAATTTATATTAAACCTAGAGGTACCTGAAGATGATGAGCTCTATTCTGATAATGGAATAAAAATTAAAGCTATTTATGTGATTGATGGATTTTATTCAAAACTAGCTCAATATTATATTATTGAGAGTGGTACGGAAGAAGTACTCGACTTTGAATTAGAAGAAGAAGAAGAAACGATGATTAAAGAGTATTGTGCACGACATATACCCTCAGAGTAA
- a CDS encoding DUF3934 family protein, whose product MSGSKSKGGTGRGTGKKGWNRWQASAKKAKSAKPYKSKGVKNREGAIKVNNDDSSEK is encoded by the coding sequence ATGAGTGGATCTAAGAGTAAAGGTGGAACAGGCAGAGGTACAGGTAAGAAAGGGTGGAATCGTTGGCAGGCTAGTGCAAAAAAGGCAAAAAGTGCTAAACCTTATAAAAGTAAAGGTGTTAAAAATCGTGAAGGTGCTATAAAAGTTAATAACGATGATTCCTCTGAAAAATAG
- a CDS encoding Hsp20/alpha crystallin family protein has translation MKQDKNNHLPKKNHQLSNPIMRSMNEFFNQKPVQRLLDSIDDFFEQPFPIPTIPVEMYETDQDLIITADLPGIKKEQISLEYSSSSITIAVQHTEDIEEKNETNPYFFKKQTMNYSSRLITLPYPVNERLIKASYNNGQLRIRVPKQPRRKIEISEEN, from the coding sequence ATGAAACAAGATAAAAATAATCACTTGCCTAAAAAAAATCACCAGCTATCAAATCCAATTATGAGATCAATGAATGAGTTCTTTAATCAAAAGCCAGTACAACGATTACTTGACTCAATTGATGATTTTTTTGAACAGCCTTTTCCAATTCCAACTATTCCTGTAGAAATGTATGAAACCGACCAGGATTTAATCATTACAGCTGATTTACCGGGTATTAAAAAGGAACAAATTAGTTTAGAGTACTCTTCCAGCTCAATTACTATTGCAGTTCAGCATACTGAAGATATTGAGGAGAAAAATGAAACTAATCCTTATTTTTTTAAAAAACAAACAATGAATTATTCATCAAGGCTAATTACTTTACCATATCCAGTAAATGAACGTTTAATAAAAGCTTCTTATAATAATGGTCAATTAAGAATTAGAGTTCCAAAACAGCCTAGACGCAAAATTGAAATAAGTGAAGAAAACTGA
- a CDS encoding YpoC family protein, with protein sequence MKPNEKFAVPSSFYHSLYYDKQSIISLDCELKEQQIKRLLKEFPFIFDILEEVGDKFPKPWEDRNQMIPILLESWSETSDMLSNLFKRRVRNETRGPMLQSISLYIQFLYWVNEQAVPGLQNIVSDMLKLEYTPINIEERMAFILSRPDSYHAYIQVSQLFEEGKKYFYKQNAVLKYQNIDQQ encoded by the coding sequence TTGAAGCCCAATGAAAAGTTTGCTGTTCCTAGTTCATTTTATCACTCTTTATACTATGATAAACAATCAATAATAAGTCTAGATTGTGAACTGAAGGAGCAACAAATTAAGAGGCTACTTAAGGAATTTCCTTTTATTTTTGATATACTTGAAGAGGTTGGTGACAAGTTTCCTAAGCCATGGGAAGATAGAAATCAAATGATTCCTATCTTACTAGAAAGTTGGTCTGAAACAAGTGACATGCTTTCAAATTTGTTTAAACGTAGGGTGCGGAACGAAACAAGAGGACCTATGCTTCAGTCAATTAGTCTTTATATCCAATTTTTATATTGGGTGAACGAACAAGCTGTACCTGGCTTGCAGAATATTGTTAGTGACATGTTAAAATTGGAATATACACCAATAAATATAGAGGAAAGAATGGCATTTATATTATCACGACCTGATTCATATCATGCATACATTCAAGTTTCTCAGCTCTTTGAAGAGGGAAAAAAGTATTTTTATAAGCAAAATGCCGTATTAAAATATCAGAACATCGATCAACAATAA
- a CDS encoding sigma-G-dependent sporulation-specific acid-soluble spore protein CsgA, protein MIKTLGYLRESVSNYTDEQTFAQSIQKKILKNDYGSEIVFVRDLSEDEVSFLNKILPDEIKYAMEEKDYKRVQELNDVYELLY, encoded by the coding sequence ATGATTAAAACTTTAGGATATTTGAGAGAATCGGTTTCGAATTATACTGATGAACAAACATTTGCCCAAAGTATTCAGAAAAAAATACTAAAAAATGATTACGGTAGCGAAATCGTATTTGTAAGGGATTTATCGGAGGATGAAGTTTCGTTTTTGAACAAAATTCTTCCAGATGAAATAAAATATGCTATGGAAGAAAAAGATTACAAGCGAGTTCAAGAGCTAAATGATGTGTATGAGTTGCTTTATTAA
- a CDS encoding HD-GYP domain-containing protein yields MKTLHTFKKQLLYNYIIGSFIAICGVGGIFIFLTLELTFAELIYMILIIIISLTIMLLVEYIKFQNDLKPIINIYNKTNCDYKEYQEIFYYIHRYPFITFKRVIGPHFLGLSIPAIILSYFLIKIELLSIPYHYILLALIGAILVAGMHAMIELFLTIKAIQPLLLDIEVKVQRELNRPISLQGKTIISIKRKFQLSFIYITAFPILLFSLATQVRLDIVSDNRIQYWNWAIFIILLALTFAYFGAKLLYLNLNQPINQLQHAMKNVQLGKLNKTEEIYSDEFSTLVNGFNHMIDAIVERDKKNILLFEGFLESLSTALDARDPYTAGHSIRVADYAVAIGHKLGINDKGLEILKKSALIHDIGKIGISDKVLLKDGKLSDEEFTMIKSHPEIGARILSQMQDFSNLETIIEGVLYHHERYDGFGYPKGVSGEQIPLFGRIIAVADAYDAMTSDRPYRKGMSSEKALQILLSGKGTQWDPLITDIFIGTIKKRVLQKGLA; encoded by the coding sequence TTGAAGACATTACATACATTTAAAAAACAGTTACTATATAATTATATTATTGGTTCATTCATTGCAATTTGTGGTGTTGGAGGAATTTTCATCTTTCTAACACTTGAACTTACGTTTGCCGAATTAATCTATATGATATTAATTATTATCATTTCCCTCACTATTATGTTGTTAGTTGAATATATTAAGTTTCAAAATGACCTCAAACCCATAATTAATATATACAACAAAACCAATTGTGATTATAAAGAATATCAAGAGATCTTCTATTATATTCATAGGTATCCATTTATAACTTTTAAGCGGGTAATTGGACCACATTTCTTAGGTTTATCCATTCCAGCTATAATCCTTTCTTATTTTTTGATTAAAATAGAATTACTTTCAATCCCATATCACTATATTTTATTAGCGTTGATTGGAGCAATTCTTGTTGCTGGAATGCACGCTATGATAGAATTATTCCTTACTATTAAAGCGATTCAACCTCTCCTTTTGGATATCGAAGTCAAAGTTCAAAGAGAATTAAATCGGCCCATATCGTTACAAGGGAAAACAATTATATCAATAAAAAGAAAATTCCAATTAAGCTTTATCTATATTACTGCATTTCCAATTCTTCTATTTAGCCTAGCTACTCAGGTACGTTTGGACATTGTTTCAGATAATAGAATTCAATACTGGAATTGGGCAATATTTATTATCTTACTGGCTCTTACCTTCGCCTATTTTGGTGCAAAGCTGTTATATTTAAATCTTAATCAACCTATAAATCAGCTTCAACATGCCATGAAAAATGTTCAACTTGGTAAATTGAATAAAACAGAGGAAATTTACTCAGATGAGTTTTCAACCTTAGTTAATGGTTTTAATCATATGATTGATGCTATTGTGGAGCGTGATAAAAAGAATATTCTTTTATTTGAAGGATTCCTAGAAAGTCTTTCTACGGCATTAGATGCTCGTGATCCATATACAGCTGGACATTCAATAAGGGTCGCCGACTATGCAGTTGCCATTGGTCACAAACTTGGTATAAATGACAAGGGACTTGAAATCTTAAAGAAATCTGCATTAATTCATGATATTGGCAAGATTGGTATATCAGATAAAGTCCTACTAAAGGATGGAAAATTATCAGATGAGGAATTTACAATGATTAAGAGCCATCCAGAGATTGGAGCAAGAATTTTAAGTCAAATGCAAGATTTCTCTAATTTAGAGACAATTATAGAAGGTGTATTATATCACCATGAGAGATATGATGGTTTTGGCTACCCTAAAGGAGTAAGTGGAGAGCAAATACCTTTATTCGGAAGAATTATTGCAGTTGCCGATGCATACGATGCAATGACATCAGACAGACCTTATCGAAAAGGGATGAGTTCAGAAAAGGCACTACAAATTTTGTTGAGTGGTAAAGGGACGCAATGGGATCCTCTGATTACTGATATATTTATAGGAACTATCAAAAAAAGGGTATTACAAAAAGGGCTGGCATAA
- a CDS encoding DUF2515 family protein: MRDKLFKKNLRFVQKRRRAKTFSSNELELIEHINQETERFNMDNISRTKAYLQYYNRNKEIPWSFLASMVSRNAGWNMTDLEGNWLSKALNDDYRNLLFMTFERANWLIFSDAYPQLLLYEWSKKLGKSLMGLASAFSVSVFIETEWEVFLDLKAEKRLMMSQIINEQNVIQKPVIENAFYKKNVFTSGIYRLQDWLHFSSVIFPTKKGELYGFSVHDFSELSRRIDLGAKLAELLFHPNYFAHFYKFSADNEHTGSRYDYEKFLKPPRARSTPYLRLIYPVITHAKEPLTDWFTGRNTKKRWYKPVALPKLDQYLITEWYEKKQKQLHIGIAIEQLLK, from the coding sequence GTGAGAGATAAGCTTTTTAAGAAAAATCTAAGATTTGTTCAAAAGAGGCGAAGGGCAAAAACTTTTTCCTCTAACGAATTAGAGTTAATAGAACATATAAATCAAGAAACTGAAAGATTTAATATGGATAATATCTCAAGAACAAAAGCATATCTTCAATACTACAATCGAAATAAGGAAATACCTTGGTCATTTCTTGCAAGTATGGTATCTAGAAACGCAGGATGGAATATGACTGACCTTGAAGGTAACTGGTTATCTAAGGCTTTAAATGATGATTATCGGAACCTGTTATTTATGACATTTGAGAGAGCAAACTGGCTAATATTTTCAGATGCATATCCTCAACTATTGTTATATGAATGGTCCAAAAAGCTTGGTAAGTCATTAATGGGCTTAGCATCAGCTTTTTCGGTATCAGTCTTTATAGAAACGGAATGGGAAGTATTTCTTGATTTAAAAGCTGAAAAACGTTTAATGATGTCTCAAATAATAAATGAACAAAATGTTATCCAAAAACCAGTAATAGAAAATGCGTTTTATAAAAAAAATGTGTTTACTTCAGGAATTTACAGATTGCAGGACTGGTTACATTTTAGCTCTGTTATCTTTCCTACAAAGAAAGGCGAACTCTATGGTTTCTCAGTACATGATTTTAGTGAGTTATCAAGAAGAATAGATTTAGGAGCAAAGTTAGCTGAATTGTTATTTCACCCCAATTATTTTGCTCACTTTTATAAATTTTCTGCTGATAATGAACATACAGGCTCTCGCTATGATTACGAAAAATTTCTCAAACCACCAAGAGCAAGAAGTACACCTTACCTGAGATTAATATACCCCGTGATCACTCATGCTAAGGAACCTCTAACAGATTGGTTTACAGGTAGAAATACAAAAAAAAGATGGTACAAACCAGTTGCTTTGCCAAAATTAGACCAATATCTGATTACTGAATGGTATGAAAAAAAGCAGAAACAGCTTCATATTGGAATCGCTATTGAACAATTATTAAAATAA
- a CDS encoding YppE family protein, which yields MEKKLIDYTTQLIEYCDISYQRLFELIENDQIQYEFFNDVKPFADKVKKVADDWKAEAMDWVGKEKPKYLHTMQIETTYDHLLSLSISCFYRDTKIKRFKDTYQSIHYVLNQIIK from the coding sequence ATGGAAAAAAAGCTTATAGACTATACAACTCAGTTAATAGAGTATTGTGACATTTCTTATCAACGTTTATTTGAGTTAATTGAAAATGACCAAATTCAATATGAATTTTTTAATGATGTTAAGCCATTTGCTGATAAAGTGAAGAAAGTGGCAGATGATTGGAAGGCAGAGGCCATGGATTGGGTTGGTAAGGAGAAACCAAAATATTTACACACTATGCAAATAGAGACTACCTATGATCATTTACTATCTCTGTCAATCAGTTGTTTTTACCGCGATACTAAGATTAAAAGATTTAAGGACACTTATCAATCAATTCATTACGTTTTAAATCAAATTATTAAATAA